In Paenibacillus kyungheensis, the following are encoded in one genomic region:
- a CDS encoding GntR family transcriptional regulator has product MFELDVRSRKPIYEQLMDKIKEMIMYGILKPEEQLPSVRSLSTQLTVNPNTIQKAYRELEREGYIYSQPGKGSFVSPQQQQPTQEQQEDMRGRLLKLFAEAIYLGFTREDLIKLYEQAMQEHERGHHHD; this is encoded by the coding sequence ATGTTCGAATTGGATGTACGTAGTCGGAAGCCAATCTATGAGCAGTTGATGGATAAAATCAAAGAGATGATTATGTATGGCATATTGAAGCCTGAAGAACAATTACCTTCAGTGCGTTCACTTTCCACTCAATTAACGGTTAATCCAAATACGATTCAGAAAGCGTATCGGGAATTAGAGCGAGAAGGCTATATTTATTCTCAGCCAGGTAAAGGAAGCTTTGTTTCACCACAGCAACAACAACCGACCCAGGAACAGCAAGAAGATATGCGCGGGCGATTATTAAAATTGTTTGCAGAAGCAATCTATCTCGGATTTACCAGAGAAGACTTAATCAAATTGTATGAACAAGCGATGCAAGAACATGAAAGGGGGCATCATCATGATTGA
- a CDS encoding sensor histidine kinase, which yields MAKQVRSFRFNMMMLFGLSMLLSGIVTYILYRLLQWFYSTTKFEDLWTKYRYFIREIGDLNFFLIFFIPLSFFFFFLLTKRYALYFKEITSGIHQLANADFDIDLQIQSKDEFEEIARDINLASHKLQQAMIRGDFAENSKEQLVLNLAHDLRTPLTSVLGYLDFILKGKDELTEEQMIHYAGVAYNKSQRLEKLIEELFDIARMNYGTVSLKKSWLDVNELLHQLTEELYPALEKQHLISRITTTTSMTIYADGEQLARAIENLLTNAIRYGEDGHYIDVNSYPEAEEIVIQIINYGSRILPEELPHIFEMLYTGDKARTQKDGGSGIGLFIAKNIVEHHKGTITVQSDLIRTCFEIRLPHQAQNIDVS from the coding sequence ATGGCTAAGCAGGTTCGAAGTTTTCGTTTTAATATGATGATGTTGTTTGGACTTAGTATGTTATTGTCAGGCATAGTCACCTATATTTTATATCGTTTATTGCAATGGTTTTATTCTACGACTAAATTTGAAGATTTATGGACAAAATATCGTTATTTTATTCGCGAGATCGGAGATCTAAATTTCTTTTTAATCTTTTTTATTCCACTGTCCTTTTTCTTTTTCTTTTTGCTAACCAAAAGATATGCATTGTATTTTAAAGAGATTACAAGCGGAATCCACCAACTGGCGAATGCTGATTTCGATATTGATCTCCAGATACAGTCTAAAGACGAATTTGAAGAGATTGCTCGTGATATCAATCTAGCCAGCCACAAATTACAGCAAGCGATGATTCGGGGCGATTTTGCTGAAAATTCCAAAGAACAATTAGTGCTGAATCTAGCACATGATCTGCGTACACCGCTTACGTCGGTACTTGGTTATTTGGATTTTATTTTAAAAGGAAAAGACGAACTGACTGAAGAACAAATGATACATTATGCTGGTGTTGCTTATAATAAATCTCAGCGGTTGGAAAAATTGATCGAAGAATTATTTGATATTGCTCGTATGAATTATGGTACAGTTTCTCTTAAAAAGTCATGGTTAGATGTAAATGAACTTCTACATCAATTGACCGAAGAATTGTACCCTGCGCTGGAAAAACAGCATTTAATTAGCCGTATTACAACCACGACATCAATGACCATTTATGCAGATGGAGAACAACTGGCTCGTGCTATCGAAAATCTGCTAACCAATGCTATTCGTTATGGGGAAGATGGGCATTATATAGATGTGAATAGTTATCCAGAAGCCGAAGAGATCGTCATTCAGATTATCAATTACGGCAGTCGTATTTTGCCAGAAGAATTACCTCATATTTTTGAAATGTTATATACCGGAGACAAAGCACGAACTCAGAAAGATGGAGGTTCGGGCATCGGTTTATTTATTGCCAAAAATATTGTAGAGCATCATAAAGGAACCATTACCGTTCAAAGCGATCTTATTCGTACCTGTTTTGAAATTCGTTTACCCCATCAGGCTCAGAATATAGATGTATCATAA
- a CDS encoding response regulator transcription factor: MTMTTILIADDEEAIADLLELHLQKEGYQCIKVTDGAEAVRIILTRSIDLAILDIMMPRMDGYEAARTIRETHHIPIIFLSAKSSDLDKITGLVTGADDYVTKPFNPMELVARVNAQLRRANQFNTAGGAHNTSILNTGVLVINPEQRTVSVYDQPVELTPKEFDILYLLVSHPKKVFSSEHIFESVWKESYYEGSNTVMVHIRTLRKKLEEDKLKTKLIKTVWGVGYTYNG; encoded by the coding sequence ATCACTATGACGACGATATTAATCGCAGATGATGAAGAAGCCATTGCCGATTTATTGGAATTGCATTTACAAAAAGAAGGATATCAATGTATCAAAGTAACCGATGGTGCAGAAGCGGTACGAATCATTTTAACCCGTTCAATTGATCTGGCTATTCTCGATATTATGATGCCCCGTATGGATGGTTATGAAGCAGCACGAACGATTAGAGAAACCCATCATATTCCGATTATCTTTTTGAGCGCTAAATCTTCTGATCTTGATAAGATTACAGGTCTAGTGACCGGTGCTGATGATTATGTGACCAAACCATTTAATCCGATGGAATTAGTAGCACGGGTTAATGCACAATTGCGACGTGCGAATCAATTTAATACTGCCGGGGGAGCACATAATACGTCTATTTTGAATACAGGGGTATTGGTCATTAATCCAGAACAACGAACTGTATCTGTCTATGATCAGCCTGTAGAATTAACACCTAAAGAATTTGATATTTTGTATTTACTTGTGAGTCATCCCAAAAAAGTATTCAGCTCAGAACATATTTTTGAGTCTGTTTGGAAAGAAAGTTATTACGAAGGAAGTAATACAGTGATGGTACATATCCGTACATTGCGCAAAAAGCTAGAGGAAGACAAGCTCAAAACTAAATTGATTAAAACTGTCTGGGGCGTGGGGTATACGTATAATGGCTAA
- a CDS encoding M15 family metallopeptidase, whose protein sequence is MKKWMVVLVVLLGIALLVTRYLPDSFDYKIGRGFAHDRVIDGKDEVAGKNEILVDVSKSQIYQGDLLLINKDYPLVDGNEAQDIVKLVDYSTFASQIVLLDRSLSLSQDVAERFLTMVKDANVEGIDHFMASSGYRTNQEQDNLYDEKGSEYAMPAGYSEHNLGLALDVGSTQSGIEKSEEGVWLRDNAWKYGFILRYPKNKEKITSIKYEPWHFRYIGLPHSAIMEEHDMVLEEYYEALRDEPLSITIEGQHYNVRYHPMLNDKKIAVPADGDYTISGNNVDGVIVTERHR, encoded by the coding sequence ATGAAAAAATGGATGGTTGTACTTGTCGTTTTGTTAGGTATTGCATTGTTAGTCACTCGCTATTTGCCGGATTCTTTCGATTACAAAATAGGTCGAGGATTTGCACATGACCGGGTGATTGATGGTAAAGACGAGGTGGCAGGTAAAAATGAAATATTAGTCGATGTGAGCAAAAGTCAGATTTACCAAGGAGATTTGTTATTAATTAATAAAGATTATCCGTTAGTGGATGGGAATGAAGCGCAAGATATTGTTAAGCTTGTTGATTATTCTACTTTTGCAAGCCAGATTGTTTTACTGGATCGATCTTTGTCATTGTCTCAAGATGTAGCAGAGCGATTTTTGACTATGGTTAAAGACGCCAATGTAGAAGGAATCGATCATTTTATGGCAAGTAGTGGATATCGAACGAATCAGGAACAAGATAATTTGTATGATGAGAAAGGATCAGAATACGCGATGCCAGCCGGATATAGCGAACATAATCTAGGGCTTGCGCTGGATGTTGGTTCTACACAAAGTGGTATTGAGAAATCAGAGGAAGGCGTCTGGCTACGCGACAATGCGTGGAAGTATGGATTCATTCTCCGTTATCCGAAAAACAAAGAAAAGATTACAAGTATCAAATATGAACCCTGGCATTTCCGTTATATAGGGTTACCTCATAGTGCTATTATGGAAGAACATGATATGGTATTAGAAGAGTATTATGAAGCGTTAAGAGATGAACCGTTGTCTATAACGATAGAAGGTCAGCATTATAATGTTCGGTATCATCCTATGCTCAATGATAAAAAAATCGCTGTTCCGGCTGATGGTGACTATACGATTTCAGGTAATAATGTAGATGGAGTGATTGTTACCGAAAGGCATCGATAA
- a CDS encoding polyphosphate polymerase domain-containing protein: MYYPNLDLKYRHELKHYVNYHQYFTIRQRLRPLMTQDANSNEAGEYLIRSLYFDDINNTALHEKLGGVRDRVKYRIRIYNGEDKIIHFEKKIKMNDYIAKVKESITRDMYDEILKGNYEVLNLPHKPLLYEIYHAANNVLLRPQVIVDYVREAYTSKLGNVRITFDKYMKTGLNNHDIFDPNLAMVDAIDHKFFVLEVKFDEYLPDYIKTALQLEGLVRQSNSKYVICRKLGKENSWEDQ, translated from the coding sequence ATGTATTATCCAAATTTGGATTTGAAATACCGACATGAACTCAAGCACTACGTGAATTACCATCAGTATTTTACGATTCGGCAACGGCTACGTCCGCTGATGACACAAGATGCGAATTCCAATGAAGCTGGAGAATATCTGATCCGAAGTCTGTATTTTGATGATATCAATAATACGGCACTGCATGAGAAATTAGGCGGTGTGCGAGATCGAGTGAAGTACCGGATTCGTATTTACAATGGCGAAGATAAAATTATTCATTTTGAAAAGAAAATTAAAATGAACGATTATATTGCCAAAGTCAAAGAATCGATTACCCGTGACATGTATGATGAGATTCTAAAAGGCAATTATGAAGTGCTCAACTTACCTCACAAACCTTTACTGTATGAGATTTACCATGCGGCTAACAATGTTTTATTGCGTCCACAAGTGATTGTAGATTATGTACGGGAAGCTTATACCTCTAAGCTAGGTAATGTCCGTATTACGTTTGATAAATATATGAAAACAGGTCTGAACAATCACGATATATTTGACCCTAATTTGGCAATGGTCGATGCGATTGATCATAAATTTTTTGTGCTTGAAGTGAAATTTGATGAATATTTGCCGGATTATATCAAAACAGCATTACAACTCGAAGGATTAGTTCGTCAATCCAATTCAAAATACGTTATCTGCCGTAAACTCGGTAAAGAAAATTCCTGGGAGGATCAATAA
- a CDS encoding DUF4956 domain-containing protein, which translates to MATTTPVAAAANATTTDATTNFSDIVKNSVLESFTSDISITHILLTMGIAFLVGLFIYFLYKRVFSGVLYSKSFNISLIGMTLVTSMVIIAINSNLILSLGMVGALSIVRFRTPIKDPTDLIFLFWAAAAGIVTGAGFYSLAIIGSVIVGLVMFLFIKGSSFETPYLLVVNAQGDDAEKQVNSKLNSLVKRHTVRQKTITADNIELTLEVRIKNNEPTFVNEISNIAGVKNAVLISYNGDYVS; encoded by the coding sequence ATGGCAACAACGACACCAGTCGCAGCCGCGGCAAATGCAACAACAACTGACGCAACAACCAATTTTTCAGATATTGTCAAAAATTCTGTACTGGAAAGTTTCACTTCTGATATCAGTATCACTCATATTTTGCTCACGATGGGGATCGCTTTTTTGGTGGGGCTATTTATCTACTTCCTGTACAAACGCGTATTTAGCGGAGTACTGTATTCCAAAAGCTTCAATATCTCACTGATCGGCATGACGCTAGTGACTTCTATGGTAATTATTGCGATTAACTCGAACTTGATTCTGTCTCTAGGTATGGTTGGTGCACTTAGTATTGTTCGTTTTAGAACACCGATTAAAGACCCAACCGATTTAATTTTCTTATTCTGGGCAGCAGCGGCAGGGATTGTTACCGGAGCAGGTTTTTATAGTTTGGCGATTATCGGTTCTGTGATTGTAGGTCTGGTGATGTTCTTATTTATCAAAGGATCTTCTTTCGAAACGCCTTATCTATTGGTCGTAAACGCTCAAGGAGACGATGCAGAGAAACAAGTCAACAGCAAGCTGAACTCACTGGTAAAACGCCACACGGTTAGACAAAAAACAATCACAGCAGACAATATTGAATTGACGCTAGAAGTACGTATCAAAAACAATGAGCCTACATTTGTAAATGAAATTTCTAATATTGCAGGTGTAAAAAATGCTGTGTTGATTAGCTACAACGGTGATTACGTTTCGTAA
- a CDS encoding ABC transporter ATP-binding protein translates to MIEVKGLTKYFDGEKAVDDLSLHVHKGSIFGLLGSNGAGKTTLLKTIAGIYRADQGQITLEGQAVYEQPAIKNRMIFLADQPYFFPQTSIKQMASFYRSVYPQWSQERFQQLAPAFASIDMKRKLHRLSKGMQRQASMWLALSCRPDVLILDEPIDGLDPVMRRQVKNLLFQESAEREMTVIISSHNLREIEDLCDHVGIMHKGKLLVEKELDDLKADTHKIQVAFRDERHEHAISSLLDVVYKEERGSVGIYIIKGEIERIKEVFNVYTPYVFDILPMTLEEIFIYEMGDAGYDVQPILL, encoded by the coding sequence ATGATTGAAGTTAAAGGACTCACCAAATACTTTGATGGTGAAAAAGCAGTAGATGATTTGTCGTTACACGTACATAAAGGTTCGATTTTTGGATTATTGGGTTCCAATGGAGCAGGCAAAACCACATTGCTCAAAACAATCGCAGGCATTTACCGCGCAGATCAAGGACAGATTACTTTAGAAGGACAAGCTGTATATGAGCAACCAGCAATCAAAAATCGAATGATTTTTTTAGCCGATCAACCTTACTTTTTCCCGCAAACTTCTATTAAGCAAATGGCATCTTTTTACCGGTCTGTTTATCCTCAGTGGAGTCAGGAACGTTTTCAACAGTTAGCTCCAGCATTCGCAAGTATTGATATGAAGCGTAAATTACACCGTTTATCTAAAGGAATGCAGCGCCAAGCCTCTATGTGGTTAGCTTTGAGTTGTAGACCGGATGTATTGATCTTGGATGAACCAATAGATGGACTAGATCCTGTAATGAGACGACAAGTCAAAAATCTGTTGTTTCAAGAAAGTGCTGAACGCGAAATGACCGTCATTATTTCGTCGCATAATCTGCGTGAAATCGAAGACCTGTGTGATCATGTAGGCATTATGCACAAAGGCAAATTGTTAGTGGAAAAAGAACTGGACGATCTCAAAGCCGATACGCACAAAATACAAGTCGCTTTCCGGGATGAGCGTCATGAACATGCCATCTCCAGTCTACTGGATGTGGTGTATAAGGAAGAACGAGGTAGCGTAGGTATTTATATTATCAAAGGCGAGATCGAGCGTATCAAAGAAGTATTCAACGTCTACACGCCTTACGTATTTGATATTTTGCCGATGACACTAGAAGAAATCTTTATTTATGAAATGGGGGACGCCGGTTATGATGTTCAACCGATTCTTCTTTAA